In the genome of Coraliomargarita algicola, one region contains:
- a CDS encoding LysE family transporter, translated as MLEGITAGFIFSLTLFPGAVWLAKVGVSGTRRQVVAVGAGFWLSHLFWLLVAVPGLRMMSAHLPFIRFGMHLFAAFVLVYMAFKFFRSKRVERVDDAPVLPGTWDLLHRSFGQSLAMPMRLPAAMAILLATGAYINHPPEWAVVPGVLFGAFIGVTWWWGQFVVLSVYFAKRVPQPITIKSLNKIRPFCAVLCLCLSGIVLYLGL; from the coding sequence ATGCTCGAAGGTATTACCGCAGGCTTCATCTTTTCTCTCACGCTTTTTCCTGGCGCGGTGTGGCTGGCCAAAGTGGGTGTGAGTGGAACGAGGAGGCAGGTTGTGGCAGTCGGTGCTGGCTTTTGGCTCTCGCACCTCTTTTGGTTGTTGGTCGCAGTGCCCGGTTTGAGGATGATGTCGGCGCATCTACCGTTTATTCGCTTCGGTATGCATTTGTTTGCTGCCTTTGTGCTCGTATATATGGCGTTCAAATTCTTTCGTTCCAAACGTGTCGAACGAGTCGATGATGCGCCTGTGCTACCAGGGACGTGGGATTTGCTGCACCGGTCCTTCGGTCAATCATTGGCGATGCCAATGCGCTTGCCTGCGGCGATGGCCATCTTACTTGCGACTGGCGCCTATATCAATCATCCTCCCGAGTGGGCTGTCGTGCCCGGTGTCCTATTCGGGGCGTTTATTGGCGTCACGTGGTGGTGGGGGCAGTTTGTCGTCCTATCGGTTTATTTTGCCAAGCGAGTGCCACAGCCCATCACAATCAAGTCGTTAAACAAAATTCGTCCATTCTGTGCCGTGCTCTGCCTTTGCCTATCCGGCATCGTGCTGTATCTTGGCCTGTGA